The sequence below is a genomic window from Gossypium hirsutum isolate 1008001.06 chromosome A11, Gossypium_hirsutum_v2.1, whole genome shotgun sequence.
ccctctttcttttatcaattaagctatttaatcatttcccataattttgcatttgatacaatttagtcctttttgttcaattaactatcaaaactttaaaatttcttgactaaactttaatactaacatattaacactccataaatatttataaaaatatttatggctcgatttaaaattcccgaggtctcgatacctctttttcgattctaattattttaatatttatttctagtacactattcactatttcaaaatttttcctaacttcacatttaatttatactcactaaatttataatatttcctactcatttgtcggatatagtgatctcgaatcactgttccgacaccactgaaaattaggctgttacacttCCCCTGAAACCGCGCCGTATCATTTTGttccaaaattaaaagaaatcgaATGGCAATCAGCCATTTCCAAAAGCCACAAACCGAATACCCATTTTCTAGGGTTTCGGCGCAACAGCCTGAGTGCTCTCCATCCATTTCGGCCATTTAATCACCATTTCACCATTTTAATTGGTGAATGATGTAGAGACACTTCTTATTTCCATCAAAGCCGAGACTCAAAGCTTACTTTCACTCGAAAATCCCCATTTCAAACTCCGATTTCGACGAAGGAAACAAGGATCTCGTTGGTGCATCAAGGTAAACCTCTTTcatttccctttttttaaaaaaaaaattgttctacTAAGCAAAATATATGCAAGaagaaacagaaattaaaaacgAAGGAgggaaaaaaaacttgaaatcacCTCCTTATTTTTTGTTGATTCTTTGTATTTTGTATCCGTGTGTAATCATTTACAGTACAAATGATcgctttttatagccaaaaataCAAGAATTAAAATTACAGAAAatcaattttttcattattttcctacTGTATTCTGTTATTGCTGCTTCTTCTCGTGTGTTCTATTGCAGGTGTGGCTGTACGGAGAAGGAGACCCTGGTGACATGGAAGCCGTGCGTGGGAAACCGCTCGTGGGTGCCCAACCTTCTGGCGCTGCTCTAGCATATTCCAAAATTTTCTGGTGTTCTCAGGCTGCTGAACTTCTTTGGGTCCTTTTGGGTCTCGAGTTTGAGCCATTGTAAATCGGGCTAGGGGTTTTAGGTGTAGTTTTTGGGCCATTGTATGTAATTGGGTTAGGTCTGGGTCAATGGGTTTGGTTTTTATTTAGTTTAGGCCCGAAATCTTGTAAATGGACATTGGGCCAATAaacaatttggtttatttatttctctttgattttattattttattatttttggtttttttagttttttatagaCTCGGGCAGATTGGGCCTATTACACTAACATGCACCATaaaaaaatttttttatcaacatTTGTAAGTATAAAAAAAAGTCATAAAATTCTCCTTACTAATATCACCGACTAGGTGTCGAAGAAAAGTTTTCAAAGAACTTGACCAATAGTGTTGGTATAATGTTTGTATTTACACCAAGTCTTAGATATAGTGATAAAACACATTGCATTCTCAATGAGAAATATAAATTCGAACCATAAAGATGATATTATTGAGAAGGGTAGTCACAAACCTCTAACATTAGATTCTAAATCAAATACGTAGAGAATATAATAATGTCAACTTTGTTtatctctttatttatttgtaattctGTTGGGTTTTTGAAGGAGTAAAGGAAGAAATGTCAACTTTGTTtatctctttatttatttgtaattctGTTGGGTATTTGAAGGAGTAAAGGAAGAAATACAGGACACAGAACAAGGCAGTATGATAGTTTACTTGCACACAAATGTGCAGCAAAGGAGCTTATGGCTTCAGCTCATTTTTGCTCatcttttcaataaaaaaaaataaaaccattatAGTCAACTACATCCACCTAACACCACTAAGTTACattagaatttataaaaatattacttGCACACATAGGTAGGCTGATTTATTAATCTTTGAGCACCTAATTACATTAAAAGCTATATCAACTCAGTTCATTTTGAACTAAAAAACTAAACTAGTGCTTGAAGTAACAAAATGAACAGCAGCTTGAACTTTTGGCGGCATAAGTATGGCTATACAGTTTTTTTTCCTTCTTGGCTGCTTCATGTGCTGCATGCATGCCAACTTCAACAAATTTAGTGGTATATCTTGTGACTACAAATTAGAGAATACAATTCAAGCAGCAAACTAAAATGAATATTGGGTTCCAGACAATATTGACTGCCAAAAAGATCAACAATTGTACCTGCAATCCAAATTAATGCCTAATATTCAGCTTTGTAAACCAAATGGTGCACAAATCACCACTATGGATAATAAAGCAGGCtaatatattttacatgttaaCAAGATCAAATTGAATGAAAACACAAAGAATGCTACAATCCCAAGAATATAAAACCATCAAATCTCCAAAGTCAAGATTCAATACTTGCTCACAAGAAATTGCCATTTAAGAACCTCTTCAAAATACCTCTCCTTTTGGCTTTTCATTTCGAAATCATCATCTCACTTCAATTATTTTGTCCGTCTCTTCAGACACCTCATATTCTGTAATAACAATGAGTCATATATAACAAGATGAGACTTGCATTTATACTTGAGCATATAAATTCAATATCAGATGGATTTACAATAAGCTTACAAGGTTACaattaacatgtatatatttctacGAATTTCAGTACTCTGTACCTTCTTTGTTCAACTGCTCAATGGTAGAATTAAGGTCCCAGGTACATTTTCTAACATCCCGTCCTGTTTGTACCTCTTGTAGCTTTGGTGTGCTTAAAGCTCCATTGCAAAAATTCTCTATCGCGGGACAGTCGATCACTGTTACGTCATTCAATGATGGGAACTTCAAAGTGTAGTTCCCTGAACAAAAGCTTTTGAGGTTTTGTAAACCCTTAAGCTCCAAACATTTCATCTCCTTGAAAATAATCTCATGATATGTTGCTTCATCTCCTTCACTTGCAATTACTTCTCTCATCACTTCACATCCTCCTATCTTCAGTGTAACAAGCTGCTCCAAACATTGGGCTTTCGAGGATGTAATCAGTTCTACCATCTCTTTGCAGTAACCAACCTCCAAAGTTGTAAGATTTCGCAAAGATGAGGAAGCACGTTCTATATTGATTAAGCTGCCGCACTTGTGAACTACGAGAGTTTCAAGATTAGTACAAATGTGATGGAGGGGAGAGCCTTGCTTCCATAGATGTGTCATCTTATCAAAACCTTTCAATTTTAACTGGTTAATTCGTGGGAGCAACATTGTCAAGTCTCTCTCCTCACCAACATCACCTTCGTAAGGAGACAACTCTATAAAATTGCAATTAACCATCTCAATCTTTTCCAAATTGGAAAATCTTTGTAGGAAACGGAATGAAAAAACTGTTGAATCATTGAGGTATTCAGTGATTTCAAGAACTTTAATATGGGAAAACAAGTCAATCGCAAATTGGCCACCAGTGATCGTTGCAATGTCTTCAGTAGTAAGTGAAATGTGTTCCAGTTGAGGGATTATCTGAGAAGTCAACAACAAAAAATGGTGATATATTTGACTGGTTTTTAAATTGCAGAGAAATAGGAAGGTCTAACACAAACATGAGGCTATAAAAGAACCAATGAATTAAAAAACAGGCATTGATTAACTCTGCACTTTTCAATGCTTGATTTTGTTGTTTACtattattaaaaggaaaaaaaaagaccaATATTTGTGTTTCTAGCTTTGTATATAGTTGGGGTGTCCAAATAAAATGCTTGtcgattaaattataaagtaataaCTTATGAAGATAGGATAAAATCTgaagttaaatgatgaatttttttaataaatgaaaattaaatgcATATAGTTGAGAGGAAATAAATGATTCAAGTAAGTCTTATGAACCATCTTTAAATGAAACTCTTTGTAAAGAGAGGGCGAGAGACGTACCTTTCCAACTAGTAACAGTTGTGACACTACATGGCTTAACTTCTTAATCTTTATTGGCCAATGTGTCTTCAGCCTTTTTAACATAGGACACGTTATGTTGTGCATTCCTGGATAGAAACATACGAGGTTTGGTAAATCCCAAAGTGCAAGGAAGGATAACTGATTAAATTCAAACAACATTTCATGTTTGTTTGATCCTTCAACTCTCTTTGAAATAATCTCCTCCACCCCACAGCTATCGATAATAAGGGTTTTAAGTTGCTGAAGATCTTTGGCCGTTGAAAATGGAAACAGAGTTTTCAAACTCCAACATTCTTGAACATTTACCTCTCGaagattttcaaaagaaatattttcATTAGAATCCTTATTCCATACATGATTCAACTTTGGCAAGCGAGTTTCACTTGTCTTAATTCACTGGTCACAATGCATGCTTCTTCAATATCTAACCCTCGGACTTGGAATACTTCTTCTAGTGAAGCACAATCAGCTACTATTAGTTTCTCCAACCTTTTGAAATCTTCGAGGAAAAAAGGTGGAAAAATGTTCAACAATGCATCACAATGCtctactttcaactctttcaaattagaaaacaatttcgaacgaagcTGCTTATACCATATCCACTTATCATCTCAACATCACCACGACTAAATGAAACATTCTCCAATTGGGGGATAACCTAAGAAGCAACAAATAAGAACAACGAGTTTTATAAagtatttgatttaaaatttcatttaaatagaAAGACCTAACACAAAATAACAACCATAAGATATAATATAAGTCCGTAATCAAATGTTTGAAGTGATGTGTATTTGTAGTTTTAATTATTGTATTAAGAATatgcatgttatatatatatttttaaaaaatgcaaTATAATTTATTAACAGGTAAATAGTTACAAAGAATTCAATACTAAAATAAGATTTAGAACAGTTAGAGATTATGGATTAAATAGGAAAAATATGAATTCggtgattattttaattattttttattttcaaatgaaTATTTGAATGAATGTATTAGTTGAAAggtacaaaataatttaaatacaatttataaactttgccaaaaaaaaaagaagggtgtGGCGGTTCATACCTTTTCAATGAGGAAAAGTGGACGTTGGATTTGGGATTCTGTATGCCCAAATATCTTAATCCTTTCGCACCTAAATATCCTCAATTGCTTTAGTGCAGTCTGTTACAGGCCATTTTGCCCGAGGCCCAATTCAACACAAAATAAGAACCCAATTAACCCAAACCCATTTCTACCAgcccaaaataaacaaaaaatagagaaagaaagaaaacctaaTCGGTCCTGACTACTGCCGCCGTTCCTCTGACCACCGACGCACGGCCTCACCTGCTCCACCAACTCCTCTGACTCCCTGCAAGATGAAACCAAACACGCAAAGCAGAGacaaaaatagataaag
It includes:
- the LOC107935227 gene encoding uncharacterized protein, with product MHNITCPMLKRLKTHWPIKIKKLSHVVSQLLLVGKIIPQLEHISLTTEDIATITGGQFAIDLFSHIKVLEITEYLNDSTVFSFRFLQRFSNLEKIEMVNCNFIELSPYEGDVGEERDLTMLLPRINQLKLKGFDKMTHLWKQGSPLHHICTNLETLVVHKCGSLINIERASSSLRNLTTLEVGYCKEMVELITSSKAQCLEQLVTLKIGGCEVMREVIASEGDEATYHEIIFKEMKCLELKGLQNLKSFCSGNYTLKFPSLNDVTVIDCPAIENFCNGALSTPKLQEVQTGRDVRKCTWDLNSTIEQLNKEGTEY